A portion of the Paenibacillus hamazuiensis genome contains these proteins:
- a CDS encoding ATP-binding protein: MKWMKRLRLINWHYFTDVTLEFGKQTLITGQNAAGKSTIIDALQVLFVADQRLIRFNAAAHDEAKRSFENYLRGKIGSDERSFLRDGDFTTYIVAEFRDDDKRESFVVGTAVDVYRDRSYEEEFFILADCRLDDLDFVSVQGHLLNREEFRRRYGSGSGGAQSPGAGGRIKSLFERNKSNYQKALLARMGQLQERFFRIFTKALSFKPIQNIRDFVYDYILDKRELQLDLMKQNFDIHERYRMELELLQQRKTQLQTIRGSYQQYVRLKETIKEQDYVIRKLKAAYEAENLEQQERARTQAEERLVHVREQIGLAELKKNEAGEQSRDAYQRWQNNAAEQRKRELEAQIRELERKRAELERQLGVYRAQLGKEHRLLDAFAEWPGNDYWPWEPGEREQALRLRDDMARLVQLAEHGAVAAHEEESWAAVLEEAGAALSGWYERLLGGESRLKEALRAADERIRELELIIRELEQKRRSYAEPVRRLKALLEDRLKGRSAVWIFCEETELADEGWRNVLEGYLNTQRFDLLVEPDCFAEALGIYEREKWKHQIEGVGLVDTDKERRYLGTAEPGSLAEELQAEHPVIQAHVEHLLGKVMKAADEQELRKHRTAVTQSCMVYSNLVARQIPKRQYEVPYIGTKAIARQLEIRRAELKAAREEADWLRSLADGLRYWIDRMKEKRSLYANLAANLKLMREREEGGLLLAQADAELQRLDLSEADRLKAEYEHWREAERQWTAKWGELQKEDGEAQSECKQLAAAVLLQQTRVREAEAVLAQWVAEHGPESEQRALQRFEEARRQNPAASTWQRLQGMENSWKGQQTRRDDQFKEVVKFRQKYNIDHAFAGDVNDPDNAAYEKLLEQIEHLDIPEYQQKVEAALAESEEEFKSHFIFKLREAIEMARREFQQLNHALRHFPFSDDKYHFEVSASDRYRKFYEAVMDPLLMEKGSLFDLPDNDRTAVLHELFEKLVRGEAGDMEEFTDYRQYLDFDIMVTSGNGARYRFSQVLKEKSGGETQTPFYIAILASFHHLYSNKSSRLVVFDEAFNKMDEQRIQSSLRLIKQMGLQLIAAVPDEKMQHMAPEVTTTLFVSKHNYQCFVDMIDRWDEADDASGDAAQRTEEAAGAKGHLRRDEMAEQGTLF; the protein is encoded by the coding sequence ATGAAGTGGATGAAGCGGCTTCGCTTGATTAATTGGCATTATTTTACCGACGTGACGCTTGAGTTCGGCAAGCAGACGCTCATCACCGGGCAAAATGCGGCTGGCAAGTCGACGATCATCGACGCGCTCCAGGTCCTGTTCGTCGCCGACCAGCGGCTCATCCGCTTTAACGCGGCGGCGCACGACGAAGCGAAGCGCAGCTTTGAAAATTACTTGAGAGGAAAGATCGGCAGCGACGAGAGATCTTTCCTGCGGGACGGTGACTTTACGACTTACATTGTCGCCGAGTTCCGTGATGACGACAAGCGGGAGTCGTTTGTCGTCGGCACCGCCGTCGACGTGTACCGCGACCGTTCGTACGAGGAGGAATTTTTTATTTTAGCCGATTGCCGGCTGGACGATTTGGACTTCGTCAGCGTTCAAGGACATCTCCTGAACCGCGAAGAATTCCGGCGGCGCTACGGATCCGGCTCGGGCGGCGCGCAATCGCCCGGCGCAGGCGGCAGGATCAAGTCGCTGTTCGAGCGCAACAAGTCCAATTATCAGAAGGCGCTGCTCGCCCGGATGGGGCAGCTGCAGGAGCGCTTTTTCCGAATTTTCACCAAAGCGCTGTCGTTCAAGCCAATCCAAAATATTCGCGACTTTGTCTACGATTACATTTTGGATAAGCGGGAGCTTCAGCTCGACCTGATGAAGCAAAACTTCGATATCCACGAACGCTACCGGATGGAGCTGGAGCTGCTGCAGCAGCGCAAGACGCAGCTGCAAACGATTCGCGGCAGCTACCAGCAGTACGTTCGCTTGAAAGAGACGATCAAGGAGCAAGACTATGTCATTCGCAAATTGAAAGCGGCCTATGAAGCGGAAAATCTCGAGCAGCAGGAGCGCGCCAGGACGCAGGCGGAGGAGCGGCTTGTTCATGTCCGGGAGCAGATCGGTTTGGCCGAGCTGAAGAAAAACGAGGCCGGCGAGCAAAGCCGCGATGCTTACCAGCGCTGGCAAAACAACGCCGCCGAGCAGCGGAAGCGGGAGCTGGAGGCGCAAATCCGCGAGCTTGAACGCAAACGCGCGGAGCTGGAGCGGCAGCTCGGCGTCTACCGGGCTCAGCTTGGCAAGGAGCATCGGCTTCTGGATGCTTTTGCAGAGTGGCCAGGCAACGACTATTGGCCGTGGGAGCCCGGTGAGCGGGAGCAGGCCCTTCGGCTCAGGGACGACATGGCCCGGCTGGTCCAGCTTGCCGAGCACGGCGCCGTGGCTGCGCACGAGGAAGAATCGTGGGCGGCCGTGCTGGAGGAAGCCGGCGCTGCGCTGTCCGGCTGGTATGAGCGGTTGCTCGGCGGCGAGTCCCGGCTGAAGGAGGCGCTGCGCGCGGCGGATGAACGGATTCGCGAGCTGGAGCTGATCATCCGCGAGCTGGAGCAGAAGCGGCGCAGCTATGCGGAGCCCGTGCGCCGGCTGAAGGCGCTGCTGGAAGACAGGCTGAAGGGGCGGTCCGCTGTCTGGATTTTTTGCGAGGAGACGGAACTGGCGGACGAAGGCTGGAGGAACGTGTTGGAGGGGTACCTCAATACGCAGCGGTTCGATCTTCTTGTCGAGCCGGATTGCTTCGCGGAGGCGCTGGGCATCTATGAACGGGAAAAATGGAAGCACCAGATTGAGGGCGTCGGTCTTGTCGATACGGACAAGGAGCGGCGTTACCTCGGTACGGCAGAGCCGGGATCGCTGGCCGAGGAGCTGCAGGCGGAGCATCCCGTCATTCAGGCGCATGTGGAGCATTTGCTTGGCAAGGTGATGAAGGCGGCGGACGAGCAGGAGCTGCGCAAGCACCGCACGGCAGTTACGCAAAGCTGCATGGTGTACAGCAACCTTGTCGCCCGGCAAATTCCGAAAAGGCAATATGAGGTGCCCTACATAGGGACCAAAGCGATCGCCCGGCAGCTGGAAATCCGCCGCGCTGAGCTGAAGGCGGCCCGCGAGGAAGCAGACTGGCTGCGCTCGCTGGCGGACGGCCTTCGGTACTGGATCGACCGGATGAAGGAAAAGCGGTCGCTTTACGCGAATTTGGCCGCGAACCTGAAGCTGATGCGCGAGCGCGAGGAAGGCGGGCTTCTGCTGGCGCAGGCGGATGCCGAGCTGCAGCGGCTCGATCTGTCCGAAGCGGACCGGCTCAAGGCCGAATACGAGCATTGGCGGGAAGCGGAGCGGCAGTGGACCGCCAAGTGGGGCGAGCTGCAGAAGGAGGACGGCGAAGCGCAGAGCGAGTGCAAGCAGCTAGCCGCAGCGGTGCTGCTGCAGCAAACCAGGGTGCGCGAAGCCGAGGCCGTATTGGCGCAATGGGTGGCCGAGCATGGTCCGGAAAGCGAGCAGCGTGCGCTGCAGCGATTCGAGGAAGCGCGGCGGCAGAATCCGGCGGCCAGCACGTGGCAGAGGCTGCAAGGTATGGAGAACAGCTGGAAGGGGCAGCAGACGCGCCGGGACGATCAGTTCAAGGAAGTCGTCAAATTCCGGCAAAAGTACAATATCGACCACGCTTTTGCCGGCGATGTGAACGACCCGGACAACGCCGCCTACGAGAAGCTGCTCGAGCAGATCGAGCATCTGGACATCCCGGAGTACCAGCAGAAGGTGGAGGCGGCTCTTGCCGAGTCGGAAGAGGAGTTCAAATCGCATTTTATCTTCAAGCTGCGGGAAGCGATCGAGATGGCCCGCCGCGAGTTCCAGCAGCTTAACCATGCGCTTCGGCATTTTCCTTTTTCCGACGACAAGTACCACTTCGAGGTTTCCGCGAGCGACCGCTACCGGAAGTTTTACGAGGCTGTGATGGATCCGCTGCTTATGGAAAAAGGCTCGCTCTTCGATTTGCCGGACAACGACCGGACGGCGGTCCTGCACGAGCTGTTCGAAAAGCTCGTGCGCGGCGAAGCGGGGGACATGGAGGAATTCACCGATTACCGCCAGTACCTTGACTTCGATATTATGGTCACCTCCGGCAACGGGGCCCGCTACCGGTTCTCGCAGGTGCTGAAGGAGAAGTCGGGCGGGGAGACGCAGACGCCGTTTTACATCGCGATTTTGGCGTCCTTTCACCATCTGTATTCGAACAAAAGCTCGCGCCTCGTCGTCTTCGACGAAGCGTTCAACAAAATGGACGAGCAGCGGATCCAGTCCAGCCTGCGCCTGATCAAGCAGATGGGGCTTCAGCTCATCGCGGCCGTGCCGGACGAGAAGATGCAGCATATGGCGCCGGAGGTGACGACCACGCTGTTTGTCAGCAAGCATAATTATCAGTGTTTTGTCGATATGATCGACAGATGGGACGAGGCTGATGACGCGTCTGGAGATGCCGCCCAAAGGACGGAAGAAGCCGCCGGGGCCAAGGGGCATCTTCGACGGGACGAAATGGCTGAGCAGGGGACGCTCTTTTGA
- a CDS encoding DUF4194 domain-containing protein, with amino-acid sequence MMFHDVSDSEQGKIRDVINRLLEVNLLVKEKDREAYMVIRRHRPALEAYFRFLGWELSVDERHECVYLHIPDGRLRKRLDREQTVWLLVLRLIYEEKRQGLSLADFPMTTLYEIRSKYETFRLDWVNRTTLDKLIRFCSQFQLLEPLDEDTRSDDARFKLFHTWMYLIQADGLKQLAERLERYETGGEGDLFDEVDEAASLD; translated from the coding sequence ATGATGTTTCACGACGTGAGCGATTCGGAGCAGGGGAAAATACGGGACGTTATCAACCGGCTGCTTGAGGTCAACTTGCTTGTCAAGGAAAAGGACCGTGAGGCCTACATGGTAATCCGCCGCCACCGTCCGGCTCTGGAGGCATATTTTCGCTTTCTCGGGTGGGAGCTGTCGGTGGATGAGCGGCATGAATGCGTCTATTTGCATATCCCCGATGGGCGGCTGCGTAAGCGATTGGACCGCGAGCAGACGGTGTGGCTGCTCGTTCTGCGGCTGATTTACGAGGAGAAGCGGCAAGGGCTGTCCCTCGCGGATTTTCCGATGACGACGCTGTACGAAATTCGCAGCAAATACGAGACGTTCCGGCTTGACTGGGTGAACCGGACTACGCTGGATAAGCTGATCCGGTTCTGCTCGCAGTTTCAGCTGCTGGAACCGCTCGATGAAGATACGCGTTCCGACGATGCCCGGTTCAAGCTGTTCCATACATGGATGTATTTGATTCAAGCCGACGGGCTGAAGCAGCTGGCCGAGCGGCTGGAGAGGTACGAAACCGGCGGGGAAGGAGATTTGTTCGATGAAGTGGATGAAGCGGCTTCGCTTGATTAA
- a CDS encoding Wadjet anti-phage system protein JetA family protein, translating into MTMKLFDVIPEGLFQLLSGPNKRIYAEALLLLFDHAQTERFGIRYEVMRDLLQEMLETYKELGDDLAVTDEEGQDAAPERDQLSLEDITRAQAGAVLRRLERLRWIGVETRSQFERFIVLPHYAIRIIGVLKELCDAKTVEYQRFAFLIYQSLTGDAAKHQPCSAVLGAADVSGQFRQELVSLYNNMKHHMEQVVRQTSIQDVLDHHFDHYKSQIIDKSYHRLKTSDHVARYRMQILNTVQMWLLDRDQLEEAALDGVTSGMFPSQEEAEHAVRQALFFIEDTFTGLEELFYQIDVRHNQYLRSSYDRARYLSQQNEGTDRQLARVLELIGKRHDAKDWGRLFALRQVRGVSEQSMFSPRRKRAPHQPDVHVKVDVPEDVLAELRSYNRERMRKAITRKKVDDYVLGRMGDRAEMEMEELAPQTAEQFIMLGYVYLYGSDGGSGFRIKRSETRRILEIGGYRFDGHTIVRKEGSGRR; encoded by the coding sequence ATGACGATGAAATTGTTTGACGTGATTCCGGAAGGGCTGTTTCAGCTCTTGTCGGGGCCGAACAAACGCATATATGCGGAGGCGCTGCTGCTGCTGTTCGATCATGCGCAAACCGAACGGTTCGGGATCCGCTATGAAGTAATGCGCGATCTGCTGCAGGAGATGCTGGAAACGTACAAGGAGCTGGGAGATGACCTTGCCGTAACCGATGAGGAAGGCCAAGACGCCGCCCCGGAGCGGGATCAGCTTAGCCTGGAGGACATCACGCGCGCTCAGGCAGGGGCGGTGCTGAGGCGGCTCGAGCGCCTGAGATGGATCGGCGTGGAGACGCGCTCGCAATTCGAGCGGTTTATCGTGCTGCCGCATTACGCCATCCGGATCATCGGGGTGCTGAAGGAGCTGTGCGATGCGAAAACGGTCGAGTACCAGCGCTTCGCGTTTCTCATTTACCAGTCGCTGACCGGAGATGCGGCGAAGCATCAGCCTTGCTCCGCCGTGCTCGGCGCGGCTGACGTCAGCGGGCAGTTCCGCCAGGAGCTGGTTTCGCTTTACAACAATATGAAGCATCATATGGAGCAGGTGGTTCGCCAGACATCTATTCAGGATGTGCTGGACCACCATTTCGATCATTATAAATCGCAAATTATCGACAAGAGCTACCACCGGTTGAAAACGTCGGATCACGTAGCCCGCTACCGGATGCAAATTTTAAATACGGTGCAGATGTGGCTGCTGGACCGGGATCAACTGGAGGAGGCGGCGCTGGACGGGGTTACCAGCGGCATGTTCCCCTCGCAGGAAGAAGCGGAGCATGCGGTCAGGCAGGCGCTTTTTTTCATCGAAGATACGTTTACGGGCCTGGAGGAGCTGTTTTACCAAATCGATGTGCGGCATAACCAGTATTTGCGCTCGTCCTACGACCGCGCCCGCTATTTGAGCCAGCAAAACGAAGGTACGGACCGGCAGCTTGCGCGGGTGCTGGAGCTGATCGGAAAAAGGCATGACGCAAAAGACTGGGGTCGGCTGTTTGCCTTGCGGCAGGTACGCGGGGTGTCGGAGCAATCGATGTTTTCTCCGCGCCGCAAAAGAGCGCCCCACCAACCGGACGTGCACGTGAAGGTGGACGTGCCGGAGGATGTGCTGGCCGAGCTGCGCAGTTATAACCGGGAGCGGATGCGCAAGGCGATTACCCGCAAGAAGGTTGATGATTACGTGCTGGGCCGCATGGGCGACCGCGCGGAGATGGAGATGGAAGAGCTGGCGCCGCAAACCGCCGAGCAGTTCATTATGCTCGGATACGTATATTTGTACGGGTCCGACGGCGGGTCTGGCTTTCGCATCAAGCGCAGCGAGACGAGGAGAATTTTGGAAATCGGCGGGTACCGGTTCGACGGCCATACGATCGTGCGCAAGGAAGGGAGTGGCCGCAGATGA
- a CDS encoding glycoside hydrolase family 2 TIM barrel-domain containing protein translates to MNKKILFNDGWEFAKSSLDVTDCAFLTFEPIDIPHDWLIYDTLNLYENSIGWYRKRFTYAKAEGAEQVLLYFDGVYMDSTVYVNGQFVGEWKYGYSSFEHEITGAVVEGENEILVKVVHQSPNSRWYSGAGIYRNVWLKTRNRNHIVTDGIYISTKREGDVWQVEIETDLNIHHDVQITQTILYKGAQVAVASDQVAAGTDPRSQLRQTLQVKSPSLWSPDEPNLYRLVTGLRLVSADADRDAVLEETPLETVTQNIGFREVMLDPEMGFSLNGRKMKLNGVCEHHDLGALGAAFNKEALRRRFVILKEMGVNAIRTAHNMPAPELMDLADEMGLLVVSEAFDMWERPKTPYDYARFFKEWALIDVKSWVMRDRNHPSLIMWSIGNEIYDTHADERGQEITRMLMEEVRKYDPKENGRVTIGSNYMPWENAQKCADIVKVAGYNYAEKYYRKHHEEHPDWIIYGSETASVVQSRGIYRFPFERSILADDDEQCSALGNSSTSWGAKSAEACILAERDTPFSLGQFLWTGFDYIGEPTPYHTKNSYFGQIDTATFKKDSYYIYQAAWTDYKTKPMVHIFPYWDFNPGQMIDVRVCSNAPKIELQLNGSTVGTYDIDHNHGTQLLGWWKIPYEPGELKAIAYDENGEVIATDTGASFKDAKKIRLQADKETLTANGMDLIFVEIAMEDEDGRPVENANNRVRVEVTGAGRLIGLDNGDSTDYDPYKGVSRRLFSGKLMAIIGATPEPGKIRIEVSSAGMEPQAAEFEALPAAGEDLAGISAYMRNRELPCVMGSPEEIPLRKIEIVSESGQLFDENRKEMVVQARLYPEHTSYREVEWSVVNDAGIASNIAKVVASGLDAKVTALGDGEFRLRCTSRNGTDKTKLISQLEFKATGLGTAYKDPYGFISAGLYDYSKGEVGNGNERGVATARDGETRVGFRDIDFGPYGSDTITIPIFALTSEEYALQIWEGMPDEEGSELVADVIYQKPSKWNVYQEETYRLSKRLRGVTSICFVLRKKVHIKGFSFAKRNRAFEQNPAAESDRIYGDTFAVTERGVEGIGNNVSLVFEQMDFTDEGATKLVVYGRSPIEKNTIHIRFAGPDGDSNQLVEFTHSDGYAERVFELEKVTGEQQVTFIFLPGSHFDFGWFRFER, encoded by the coding sequence ATGAATAAGAAAATCCTCTTTAACGATGGCTGGGAATTTGCGAAAAGCAGCCTGGATGTCACCGACTGCGCTTTCTTGACCTTTGAGCCGATAGATATCCCTCACGATTGGCTGATCTACGATACGCTGAATCTGTACGAAAACAGCATCGGCTGGTACCGCAAAAGATTTACATACGCGAAAGCCGAGGGGGCGGAGCAGGTTCTGCTCTACTTCGACGGGGTGTACATGGACTCGACCGTCTATGTGAACGGTCAGTTTGTCGGCGAATGGAAATACGGATACTCCTCTTTCGAGCATGAGATCACAGGCGCCGTTGTGGAAGGGGAAAATGAGATTCTGGTGAAAGTCGTGCACCAAAGCCCGAACAGCCGGTGGTATTCGGGGGCCGGCATTTACCGAAATGTGTGGCTGAAGACGAGAAACCGCAATCATATCGTCACGGACGGCATTTATATCTCCACGAAGCGGGAAGGGGACGTTTGGCAGGTCGAAATCGAGACTGACCTGAACATCCATCACGACGTGCAAATCACGCAGACCATCCTCTATAAAGGTGCACAAGTTGCCGTCGCTTCGGATCAGGTTGCTGCGGGAACCGATCCCCGGTCGCAGCTTCGGCAGACGCTGCAGGTGAAAAGCCCCTCGCTGTGGAGCCCGGACGAGCCGAATCTGTACCGGCTCGTTACCGGGCTGCGTCTGGTTTCCGCCGACGCCGATCGGGATGCGGTCCTGGAAGAGACACCTCTCGAAACGGTCACGCAAAATATCGGGTTCCGTGAAGTCATGCTTGACCCGGAGATGGGCTTCAGCCTGAACGGCAGGAAGATGAAGCTGAACGGCGTTTGCGAGCATCACGATTTGGGAGCACTCGGAGCCGCATTTAATAAAGAGGCGCTCCGAAGGCGGTTTGTCATTCTGAAAGAGATGGGCGTGAACGCGATACGGACCGCCCACAATATGCCGGCGCCGGAGCTGATGGATTTGGCGGACGAGATGGGGCTGCTCGTCGTCTCGGAAGCTTTTGACATGTGGGAGAGGCCGAAGACGCCTTACGATTACGCGAGATTTTTCAAGGAATGGGCTTTGATCGATGTGAAGAGCTGGGTGATGCGGGACCGGAACCATCCGAGCCTCATCATGTGGAGTATCGGCAACGAGATTTACGATACGCATGCGGACGAGAGAGGGCAGGAAATCACCCGCATGCTGATGGAGGAAGTGCGGAAGTACGATCCGAAGGAAAACGGCCGGGTGACGATCGGCTCGAACTATATGCCGTGGGAGAACGCCCAGAAATGCGCGGATATCGTCAAGGTGGCCGGCTACAACTACGCGGAGAAATATTACCGCAAGCATCACGAAGAGCATCCGGACTGGATCATTTACGGCAGCGAGACGGCCTCGGTCGTGCAGAGCCGGGGCATTTATCGTTTCCCGTTCGAGAGGTCGATTTTGGCCGACGACGACGAGCAGTGCTCCGCGCTGGGCAACAGCTCGACGAGCTGGGGGGCGAAGTCGGCGGAGGCGTGCATTTTGGCGGAAAGGGATACGCCGTTCTCGCTCGGGCAGTTTCTATGGACGGGCTTCGACTATATCGGCGAGCCTACGCCTTACCATACGAAAAACTCGTATTTCGGGCAGATCGATACGGCGACATTCAAGAAGGATTCGTATTACATCTACCAGGCGGCGTGGACGGATTATAAGACGAAGCCGATGGTTCATATTTTCCCGTACTGGGACTTCAACCCGGGGCAAATGATCGATGTGCGGGTATGCTCGAATGCGCCGAAGATCGAGCTGCAGCTGAACGGCTCCACCGTCGGAACCTACGATATAGACCACAACCACGGAACGCAGCTGCTCGGCTGGTGGAAGATTCCCTACGAACCGGGGGAGCTCAAAGCGATCGCCTACGACGAGAACGGTGAAGTGATTGCCACGGATACCGGAGCTTCGTTTAAAGATGCGAAGAAGATTCGCTTGCAGGCGGATAAAGAAACGCTGACCGCGAACGGCATGGACCTTATTTTTGTGGAAATCGCGATGGAAGATGAAGACGGCCGTCCGGTGGAAAATGCGAATAACCGGGTGCGCGTCGAGGTGACGGGAGCGGGGCGGCTGATCGGCCTGGATAACGGGGACAGCACCGACTACGATCCGTATAAAGGGGTAAGCCGAAGGTTGTTCAGCGGCAAGCTGATGGCGATCATCGGGGCGACGCCGGAGCCCGGAAAGATCCGCATCGAGGTATCTTCCGCAGGGATGGAGCCTCAAGCTGCGGAGTTTGAGGCGCTGCCCGCGGCGGGTGAAGATCTGGCGGGAATTTCCGCCTATATGCGGAACCGCGAGCTGCCCTGCGTCATGGGAAGTCCGGAGGAGATTCCTCTCCGCAAGATCGAGATCGTCAGCGAGTCCGGGCAGCTTTTTGACGAGAACCGAAAAGAGATGGTCGTTCAGGCGCGGCTGTACCCGGAGCATACGTCATACCGGGAAGTGGAATGGAGCGTCGTGAACGACGCGGGGATCGCCTCGAACATTGCCAAGGTCGTAGCGTCGGGTCTCGATGCGAAGGTTACGGCTCTCGGCGACGGGGAATTCCGGCTTCGCTGCACAAGCCGGAACGGCACGGACAAGACGAAGCTCATCTCGCAGCTGGAATTCAAGGCGACGGGTCTCGGCACGGCCTATAAGGATCCTTACGGTTTCATTTCCGCTGGGCTGTACGATTACAGCAAAGGCGAGGTCGGCAACGGCAACGAACGGGGCGTGGCTACGGCACGGGACGGTGAAACCCGGGTCGGTTTTCGCGACATCGACTTCGGGCCGTACGGGTCGGATACGATCACGATTCCGATTTTCGCTTTGACAAGCGAAGAGTACGCTCTGCAGATTTGGGAAGGGATGCCGGACGAAGAAGGCAGCGAGCTGGTGGCCGATGTGATTTACCAGAAGCCTTCCAAATGGAACGTGTATCAGGAGGAAACGTACCGTTTGTCCAAGAGGCTTCGCGGGGTTACGTCGATTTGTTTTGTGCTCCGGAAGAAGGTGCACATCAAGGGATTTTCTTTTGCCAAAAGGAACCGGGCGTTCGAGCAAAATCCCGCTGCAGAAAGCGATCGCATTTACGGGGATACGTTTGCCGTCACGGAGCGTGGTGTCGAGGGGATCGGGAATAATGTGTCGCTGGTGTTCGAGCAGATGGATTTTACGGATGAGGGAGCAACGAAGCTGGTTGTTTACGGCAGGTCCCCTATTGAGAAGAACACCATTCATATCCGCTTCGCGGGTCCGGATGGCGATAGCAACCAGCTTGTCGAGTTCACGCACTCGGACGGGTATGCCGAGCGGGTGTTCGAGTTGGAGAAAGTGACCGGGGAGCAGCAGGTGACGTTTATTTTTCTGCCCGGCAGCCATTTCGATTTCGGCTGGTTCCGGTTTGAGAGGTAA
- a CDS encoding HD domain-containing protein: protein MPIIDRAIEFAAKAHEKQRRKGTDIPYISHPFAVGMLLVEAGCSEEVVAAGLLHDTLEDTEVTEEELEAHFGPRVLEIVRGCSEPDKSAPWEERKRHTLEFLQTAPLAVRQVACADKLHNLRTIRRDLEQMGEKAWDKFKRGRDSQKWYYEGIVDSLGHGAGFPLLEALRAEVARVFGKGHTNHE from the coding sequence ATGCCAATCATAGATCGTGCGATTGAATTTGCGGCGAAAGCGCATGAAAAGCAAAGGCGGAAAGGGACGGATATCCCTTACATCAGCCACCCGTTCGCGGTGGGCATGCTGCTTGTGGAAGCGGGCTGCTCCGAGGAGGTCGTGGCCGCGGGGCTGCTGCATGATACGCTTGAGGATACCGAGGTGACCGAGGAGGAGCTGGAGGCTCACTTCGGCCCGCGTGTGCTGGAGATTGTGAGAGGCTGCTCCGAGCCGGATAAGAGCGCCCCCTGGGAAGAGCGGAAGCGGCATACGCTGGAGTTTTTGCAGACGGCTCCGCTGGCGGTGCGGCAGGTGGCGTGTGCGGATAAGCTCCATAATCTTCGGACCATCAGGCGCGATTTGGAGCAGATGGGCGAGAAGGCATGGGACAAGTTCAAGCGTGGGCGCGACAGCCAGAAATGGTATTACGAGGGTATCGTGGACAGCTTGGGGCATGGTGCGGGTTTTCCTTTGCTGGAGGCTTTAAGGGCTGAGGTGGCGCGGGTGTTTGGAAAGGGGCACACCAACCATGAATAA
- a CDS encoding zeta toxin family protein — MDMSDSKATMFVFAGNNGSGKSTIRNLIIDRIGINVNIDPDALARRINPLQPEKARVSAGKEAIRLARECIKTKREFSIETTLSGGYAIKLMQAAKANQFQISMFYVGLGDPNLNIERVAIRVRNGGHYIPSEDIMYRHHTSLQNLLDYMDLVNELYVIDNSTLDGKIVLEAANGKLKNKIEPLPTWVVPIRNKLQTTP; from the coding sequence ATGGATATGTCTGATTCGAAAGCTACGATGTTTGTTTTTGCCGGAAACAATGGTAGCGGCAAGAGTACGATTCGCAATCTAATCATTGATCGAATAGGCATTAATGTCAATATTGATCCGGATGCATTGGCCAGACGTATTAACCCTTTACAACCGGAAAAAGCTCGGGTTTCTGCCGGGAAGGAAGCCATTCGTTTAGCACGAGAATGCATTAAAACGAAAAGGGAATTTTCCATTGAAACGACTTTGTCCGGTGGGTATGCAATAAAGCTTATGCAGGCAGCAAAGGCGAATCAATTTCAGATATCCATGTTTTATGTTGGCTTGGGGGATCCCAATTTAAATATCGAACGTGTTGCCATTCGGGTCCGAAATGGAGGCCATTACATTCCTAGCGAAGATATAATGTATCGCCATCACACTTCACTGCAAAATTTGTTAGATTATATGGATCTGGTAAATGAATTGTATGTCATTGACAATAGTACACTGGACGGGAAAATCGTATTAGAGGCAGCGAATGGTAAGTTGAAGAACAAAATTGAACCATTGCCAACATGGGTTGTGCCAATCCGCAACAAACTGCAGACAACTCCCTAA
- a CDS encoding DNA polymerase beta superfamily protein: MERHNAMPPIEFDALVEGLVPEGSRLRRVIGELLARKKAGDEMDYEPRIHSIDEYLEEKIAYFSDAVSRIPAAVRNQDQKLDQLFRSALREVWQTNGL, translated from the coding sequence ATCGAAAGGCATAACGCGATGCCGCCGATTGAGTTTGATGCTTTGGTCGAAGGTTTAGTGCCGGAAGGAAGCAGGCTCAGGAGAGTGATCGGGGAATTGCTTGCCCGCAAAAAGGCCGGCGATGAAATGGATTATGAACCGCGAATCCACTCGATCGACGAATATTTGGAGGAAAAGATCGCCTATTTCAGCGATGCGGTTTCCCGAATCCCTGCAGCTGTGAGGAATCAAGATCAGAAGCTGGATCAATTGTTCCGATCGGCGCTGAGGGAAGTTTGGCAGACAAATGGTTTGTAA